The Aphelocoma coerulescens isolate FSJ_1873_10779 chromosome 2, UR_Acoe_1.0, whole genome shotgun sequence genome contains a region encoding:
- the LRRC14 gene encoding leucine-rich repeat-containing protein 14 gives MDSLLFLCARRIVAHRPLPALPADLYPILFQAAFLDGRPLVLRDLVTAWPFPVLNFQRLVGRRELLRDHPCKLCVQAVILAVVAQLRRDLEEPGRDSRAFRLRVLDMTGLPDAASGRAPDGMSVWSGTVALAKACVEVSKHQREFQRRGSKRHKGRSGAATAAAAPQPPGVDVHADLFVNGTSYGILRDALQTGAAGPLRLKCREFQAEELSASGIVTLLESLDPSCVRRVDLRFNNLGLTGLSVILPHLSRFPELRSLKLQYSNVDVRRPTPESAIGIRCLAGQLGMLPSLRELNLGSSRLSGNLRQILCDLQAPLESLELAFCSLLPADLAFLSQSFHAPALKRLDLSGHDFSQSLLEPLRLLLEETSASLLHLDLMECRMADSHLDALLPTLRRCSRLRFLGLYGNSLSTAALKDLLQKTLELPDLRLVVYPFPVDCYKLEPPLSESGWNYEEPMDGERLAAASAEISRLLADSGRTDLVWTYNPYGHGAMDYFSL, from the exons ATGgattccctgcttttcctctgcgccCGCCGCATCGTCGCCCACCGCCCTCTTCCCGCCCTTCCTGCCGATCTCTATCCCATCCTTTTCCAAGCTGCATTCCTGGATGGGAGACCCCTGGTCCTGCGGGATTTGGTGACCGCTTGGCCCTTCCCGGTGCTCAACTTCCAGCGGCTCGTGGGGCGCCGGGAGCTGCTCCGGGATCATCCCTGCAAGCTCTGCGTCCAGGCCGTCATCCTGGCCGTGGTGGCGCAGCTCCGGCGGGATCTGGAGGAGCCGGGACGCGattccag AGCGTTCCGGCTCCGCGTGCTGGACATGACCGGACTCCCGGATGCCGCCTCCGGCCGCGCTCCCGACGGGATGAGCGTCTGGTCCGGCACCGTGGCCTTGGCCAAGGCCTGCGTGGAGGTGTCCAAGCACCAGCGGGAATTCCAGAGGCGCGGATCCAAGCGGCACAAAGGCCGTTCCGGCGCCGCCACGGCCGCggccgctccgcagcccccggGCGTGGACGTCCACGCCGACCTGTTCGTCAACGGAACATCCTACGGGATCCTCCGGGACGCGCTCCAGACCGGAGCCGCCGGCCCGCTGCGCCTCAAGTGCCGGGAATTCCAGGCCGAGGAACTCTCGGCATCCGGAATCGTGACTTTGTTGGAATCCTTGGATCCTTCCTGCGTGCGGAGGGTGGATCTGCGCTTCAACAATCTGGGATTGACGGGGCTCTCGGTGATCCTGCCGCACCTCTCCCGCTTCCCGGAGCTGCGGAGCCTCAAGCTCCAGTACAGCAACGTCGACGTGCGGCGCCCGACGCCGGAATCGGCCATCGGAATCCGGTGCCTGGCCGggcagctgggaatgctgcccAGCCTCCGGGAGCTCAACCTGGGATCCTCCCGGCTCTCCGGGAATCTGCGCCAGATCCTCTG CGACCTCCAGGCTCCGTTGGAAAGCTTGGAATTGGCCTTCTGCTCCCTCCTTCCCGCCGACCTCGCCTTCCTCTCCCAAAGCTTCCACGCTCCGGCCCTCAAAAGGTTGGATCTGAGCGGCCACGACTTCTCCCAAAGCCTCCtggagccgctccggctgctcctggaggaaacCTCGGCCTCGCTGCTGCACCTGGATCTCATGGAATGCCGCATGGCCGACTCCCACCTGGACGCGCTGCTGCCGACGCTCCGGCGCTGCTCCCGCCTGCGCTTCCTGGGACTCTACGGCAATTCCCTGTCCACGGCCGCGCTCAAGGATCTGCTCCAGAAAACCCTGGAGCTGCCGGATCTGCGCCTGGTCGTGTATCCCTTCCCTGTGGATTGCTACAAGCTGGAGCCTCCGCTCTCCGAATCCGGCTGGAATTACGAGGAGCCCATGGACGGCGAACGTTTGGCGGCGGCGAGCGCCGAGATTTCCCGGCTGCTGGCGGATTCCGGGAGAACCGACCTCGTCTGGACTTACAATCCCTACGGACACGGAGCCATGGACTACTTCTCCTTGTGA
- the C2H8orf82 gene encoding UPF0598 protein C8orf82 homolog, translating to MRAGPVLRLCARPALRYQQGQRPGPGSREYFYYLDHQGQLFLDDTKVKNFITCFKDVGFLSFFFKHLERNRSGRYEAEFPFLSRCGRERNFLRCEDLPVVFTQILPGSDGNHLLSYCGGGARLVVPFQPGMLTVFPENGRLYHPAPDKAGGVGLVRSALASEWSLGFQFGEGSERPPTHFLWEGRRYRLSGELLGILRAEKSGCGQELEAAPAAS from the exons ATGCGGGCGGGGCCGGTGCTGCGGCTCTGCGCGCGCCCGGCGCTCCGGTACCAGCAGGGGCAGCGGCCGGGGCCGGGAAGCCGCGAGTATTTTTATTACTTGGATCAccaggggcag CTTTTCCTGGACGACACCAAAGTCAAGAACTTCATCACCtgcttcaaag ACGTTGGAttcctctccttcttcttcaaGCACCTGGAGCGCAACCGGAGCGGGCGCTACGAGGCGGAATTCCCGTTCCTTTCCCGCTGCGGCCGGGAGCGGAATTTCCTGCGCTGCGAAGATCTTCCCGTGGTTTTCACCCAAATCCTGCCCGGATCCGACGGGAATCACCTCCTGTCCTACTGTGGAGGCGGCGCCCGGCTGGTGGTGCCTTTCCAGCCGGGAATGCTGACGGTATTCCCGGAAAACGGGCGGCTCTACCACCCGGCTCCGGACAAAGCCGGCGGCGTGGGATTGGTCCGCTCGGCTCTGGCTTCCGAGTGGAGTTTGGGATTCCAGTTTGGAGAAGGCTCGGAGCGACCCCCGACCCATTTcctgtgggaagggaggaggtATCGGCTCTCcggggaattgttgggaattcTGCGGGCGGAAAAGTCGGGATGCGGGCAGGAATTGGAGGCTGCGCCCGCCGCTTCCTAA